GAGGTGACCGGCCACCGAGCCGGGGACGAGCGAGAACGCCCGGTTGCGGGCGAGCAGGTAGAGCCGCGAGCCGACGATCCGCGGCGGGCTGACCAGCACCGGCGGGTCGACGCCGCGGTCCGCGCAGAGGCCGAGCACGTGGTCGTGGTAGCGCGGGTGCTGTTCGCGCGGCCACAGCAGCAGCGGCAGGTCGCGCAGCTCGGCGAGCCGGATGCTCGCCCGCCCGGCGAGCGGGTGCTCGCGGCCGAGCGCCACGCGGACCGGCTCGTCGGCGATCCGCTCCAGACGGTAGCCGGGCACGTCGTCGAGGAAGCGGCCGAGGCCGATGTCGGCGAGTTCGGCGGCCAGCGTGGCGGACACCTGCCCGGTGTCGACGGCGAGTTCGGCCGTCTCCAGGGCGGGCAGCTCCTGTTCGGCCCGGCTGACGACGGCCGGCAGGAGCCGGTTCACCACGCTCGGCGAGACGACGATCCGGGCCGTCCCGAGCCGGGACTCCTCGTGCAGCCGCACCCGGGCCAGCAGCGACTCGGCCTGTTCGAGCAGCCGGGCGCTCTCGGCGGCCATCACCTCGCCGGCCTCGGTGAGGCGGACGGACCGGCGGCTGCGGTCGAACAGCTCGACACCGACGGTCCGCTCCAGCCGGCCGACCTCCTGACTGACCGTCGGCTGCGCGATGTGCAGCCGTTCGGCGGCGCGGCCGAAGTGCAGCGTGTCGGCGACGGCGAGGAAGACCTCGAGCTGACGCAAGGTGAAACCCATAGGTCGAAGCCTATGAGAAGGGCCGGTACTCATTCTGGATCCCGATGCGCACCGTCCCTAGGCTGATCGGCACGTTGCCCCACCGCAGTGGCATCTCACAGAGAGTGCGCACCATGACCGGACTCACCGCCCCCGGCCCCGAGGCCATCCGGATCTCCGACGAGGTGGCCCGCGCGGTCGCGGAGGGCAGGCCCGTCGTCGCCCTGGAATCGACCATCTTCACCCACGGCCTGCCGCGGCCCCGCAACCTGGCCGTGGCGCTGGAGGCTGAGCAGCAACTGCGGGACGCCGGCGTCGTCCCGGCCACCATCGGCGTGTTCGCCGGGACGCCGACGGTGGGTCTGAGTACCGATCAGATCACTGAACTCGCCGGCGCCGACGGCCTCGACAAGGTGAGCCTGCGCGATCTTCCGGTGGTCGCCGCGCTCGGCCGTCACGGCGGCACGACGGTCGCCGCCACCGCCTTCCTCGCGCACCGGGCGGGCATCCGGGTGTTCTCCACCGGCGGCCTCGGCGGCGTCCACTTCGGCGCGTCCGAGAGCTTCGACGAGTCGGCCGACATGACCACGCTGGCCGCCACGCCGGTCACCGTGATCAGCGCCGGGGTGAAGTCGATCCTCGACATCCGGGCCACCCTGGAGCGCTTCGAGACCTTCAACATCCCGGTCATCGGCTACCGCACCCGCAGGTACCCCGGTTTCTACATCACCGACTCCGGCCACGAGATCGCCTACAGCGTCGACTCGCCCGAGGAGGCGGCCCGCGTCATCGACGCCCGCGACCGCCTCGACCTCCCGCAGGCCGTCCTGATCGCCAACCCGGTCGACCCGTCCA
The nucleotide sequence above comes from Streptomyces kaniharaensis. Encoded proteins:
- a CDS encoding LysR family transcriptional regulator, whose product is MGFTLRQLEVFLAVADTLHFGRAAERLHIAQPTVSQEVGRLERTVGVELFDRSRRSVRLTEAGEVMAAESARLLEQAESLLARVRLHEESRLGTARIVVSPSVVNRLLPAVVSRAEQELPALETAELAVDTGQVSATLAAELADIGLGRFLDDVPGYRLERIADEPVRVALGREHPLAGRASIRLAELRDLPLLLWPREQHPRYHDHVLGLCADRGVDPPVLVSPPRIVGSRLYLLARNRAFSLVPGSVAGHLTGDVATVRLEGRATLPLEMQWRLDDLRPRLATLRDLIRQEAAALEDG
- a CDS encoding pseudouridine-5'-phosphate glycosidase, coding for MTGLTAPGPEAIRISDEVARAVAEGRPVVALESTIFTHGLPRPRNLAVALEAEQQLRDAGVVPATIGVFAGTPTVGLSTDQITELAGADGLDKVSLRDLPVVAALGRHGGTTVAATAFLAHRAGIRVFSTGGLGGVHFGASESFDESADMTTLAATPVTVISAGVKSILDIRATLERFETFNIPVIGYRTRRYPGFYITDSGHEIAYSVDSPEEAARVIDARDRLDLPQAVLIANPVDPSKQLPPEELDGILARAWAEAERRGITGNASTPFLLDHIQRDTHGRSLDVNVEVYRGNVRLGGEIATALAAARSGA